One Flavobacterium cerinum genomic window, CAATATTGCTGTTCCGAAACGAAGTTTTGGTCTGGCGAAAAAACAATTTATATACGATCCGAAGCTAATGTTACCGGAAGAAGGTGATTATGTTGATTGGTATAATCCCAAACAAAAAGAACAGGAAATTGAAGGTGAAACCTTTTCGGAAGAATATTACCGTCAGGCTTCCGATGAAATTACACAACTTAATGCTTCCACACAGAAGTTAACGGAACCAATTCTGAAAAACTTAAAAAAACTGGATCTTGAAATCATTCGCAATACTATATACGCCCGACATGGTTATACCTTTAAAAAGAAAAGCATCCGCCAATTCTTTGATCCGGTTAGTTGGTATATGCCGGTTTCCGACAATGTAGACAACGAACTGACACCATTGGAAAAGGACAACATCGCCTTGTTAAAGCGATTTGAAAAATATGCCGAAGATAATTACGATACTTTCGGAAGATAAAAGAGGAAATTATTCCTCTTTTTTGTTTTTTTCCAGATATAATCGGGTGATATAATCAATATCCTTAATCGATTTCCGGGTCCAGTCGATTCTTTTTTCCAGCATTTCCGCTTCCGTGAGTTTCCAGTCCAAACCGGAATTTCGCAAACGGGTTGATATATTTTGCAGAATAATAGCCGCTGAAACCGAGATATTAAGACTTTCCGTAAAACCAACCATTGGAATTTTCATAAAACCATCGGCCTGTTGCATTACCTCATCCGATAATCCGTTCCGCTCCGTTCCGAAGAAAATAGCGGCCGGCTGTGAAATATCAAAATCTTCCAATAAACAATCATTATCATGCGGAGTGGTCGCAATAATACGATAGCCT contains:
- a CDS encoding YARHG domain-containing protein, whose translation is MKKIIFFALVLTLAACNSKDKKTTDSIENIASNETVKETNTELYGSWVGDFIVVEQKDPAEYHPDNKISIVLKKITPEQVIGQSVVAGNSRPLTGTLSGNKFILKEPGDHKYDGVFEFEFRNDSLIGNWTAFNTNIAVPKRSFGLAKKQFIYDPKLMLPEEGDYVDWYNPKQKEQEIEGETFSEEYYRQASDEITQLNASTQKLTEPILKNLKKLDLEIIRNTIYARHGYTFKKKSIRQFFDPVSWYMPVSDNVDNELTPLEKDNIALLKRFEKYAEDNYDTFGR
- a CDS encoding TrmH family RNA methyltransferase, which codes for MEHLFSDTAYLAYLENFITENRKEGFIRVLENRTKHFTVAVEDLFQLHNTSAVMRSCEVFGIQELNVVEERFGKKIDKEIAMGAQKWVDINRFNSNQDCIMDLKQKGYRIIATTPHDNDCLLEDFDISQPAAIFFGTERNGLSDEVMQQADGFMKIPMVGFTESLNISVSAAIILQNISTRLRNSGLDWKLTEAEMLEKRIDWTRKSIKDIDYITRLYLEKNKKEE